The proteins below are encoded in one region of Clostridium pasteurianum DSM 525 = ATCC 6013:
- a CDS encoding energy-coupling factor transporter ATPase has product MKNNMVECRNVTYKYEDTETKTFNLALDNINVNVSKGEFLVILGRNGSGKSTFAKHINALMIPTSGNIIVDGLDTSDDNNVWTIRNKAGMVFQNPDNQLVATIVEEDVAFGPENLGITPDEIRRRVDNSLKKVDMYAYRKHAPHLLSGGQKQRVAIAGILAMEPECIIFDESTAMLDPLGRNEVINTIKSLNANSNMTIILITHYMEEAIAADRIIVMDKGKIIKQGSPREVFREVEIMKNIGLDVPQMTELAYELRKSGIDIRNDILTIDEMVNELCRLK; this is encoded by the coding sequence ATGAAAAATAACATGGTAGAATGTAGAAATGTTACATATAAATATGAAGATACTGAGACTAAAACATTTAATTTGGCTTTAGATAATATAAATGTTAATGTTTCTAAAGGAGAATTTTTAGTTATATTAGGTAGAAATGGATCTGGAAAATCAACTTTTGCTAAGCATATAAATGCACTTATGATTCCAACAAGCGGTAATATAATTGTTGATGGATTAGATACTTCAGATGATAATAATGTATGGACTATAAGAAACAAAGCAGGCATGGTTTTTCAAAATCCAGATAACCAATTAGTTGCAACTATTGTGGAAGAAGATGTAGCTTTTGGACCTGAAAATTTAGGAATTACTCCAGACGAAATAAGAAGAAGAGTTGATAATTCTCTTAAAAAGGTAGATATGTATGCCTATAGAAAACATGCACCCCATCTATTGTCGGGAGGCCAAAAACAGAGAGTTGCTATTGCTGGTATATTAGCTATGGAGCCAGAATGTATAATATTTGATGAGTCTACAGCTATGTTAGATCCTCTTGGAAGAAATGAAGTTATTAATACAATAAAAAGTTTAAATGCTAATAGTAATATGACTATAATTCTTATAACTCATTATATGGAGGAAGCAATTGCTGCTGATAGAATAATAGTTATGGATAAAGGAAAAATCATAAAGCAAGGATCTCCTAGAGAAGTATTTAGAGAAGTAGAGATTATGAAAAATATTGGTTTAGATGTTCCACAAATGACTGAACTTGCATATGAACTAAGGAAAAGTGGCATTGATATAAGGAATGATATATTAACTATAGATGAGATGGTGAATGAATTATGCCGATTAAAATAG